A section of the Oncorhynchus nerka isolate Pitt River linkage group LG3, Oner_Uvic_2.0, whole genome shotgun sequence genome encodes:
- the si:dkey-12j5.1 gene encoding LOW QUALITY PROTEIN: uncharacterized protein si:dkey-12j5.1 (The sequence of the model RefSeq protein was modified relative to this genomic sequence to represent the inferred CDS: deleted 2 bases in 1 codon), with amino-acid sequence MGGQTKGKKKSKARRKDPRSNGGSGLAGLSPQDRMKLKMQEKAKKKTAEKYTVEQLLEKTEECMDSLEFEMAGRFCQRALEVEPDNLLTLDLLGHIHSELGDTQRAKEVFLHAVQLSPEEGHSKYMSLGQIHTGQEAVQYYTKGVQILLCMLEKHAQATAGAGAEAAASPLQDSGSEIPIARHVCVAYCSVAEIYFTDLCMEERAGDQCREAIERALTYQPDNPEALQLMASYLFSTEKNQEGKEYLMRSVDAWLPALKQSEAPPSREDIEEEHTQSDIPPYESRITTAKLLIEAEEYETAVDVLEGLLEEDDEVVQVWYLSGWVCYLQMEERGREEREESDEEREEREALKEAARSYLTKAKKLYVKLHCDDGPILEHMEQLLVELGGETGEEEETDPALDEDFEPSSDDEEEDAMEH; translated from the exons ATGGGAGGCCAAACCAAGGGCAAAAAGAAGAGCAAAGCCAGGAGGAAAGATCCGCGCTCTAACGGAG GCTCTGGATTGGCAGGTCTGTCACCTCAAGATAGAATGAAGTTGAAGATGCAGGAGAAAGCCAAGAAAAAAACTGCTGAAAAATATACTGTCGAACAACTATTGGAgaag ACGGAGGAGTGTATGGACAGTTTGGAGTTTGAGATGGCGGGGAGGTTCTGTCAGCGAGCACTAGAGGTGGAGCCTGACAACCTCCTTACCCTGGACCTGCTAGGACACATCCACTCTGAACTGGGAGACACACAGAGGGCCAAGGAA GTGTTTCTGCATGCAGTGCAGTTGAGTCCTGAAGAAGGTCATAGTAAATACATGTCTCTAGGGCAGATACACACAGGCCAGGAGGCTGTGCAGTACTACACCAAAGGAGTACAGATACTACTGTGTATGCTGGAGAAACACGCACAAGCCACA GCAGGAGCAGGAGCTGAGGCAGCAGCCTCTCCACTCCAGGACTCGGGGTCAGAGATCCCGATTGCCAGACACGTGTGTGTGGCCTACTGTTCTGTGGCAGAGATCTACTTCACTGACCTCTG tatggaggagagggcaggagatcAGTGTCGAGAGGCCATAGAACGAGCGCTGACCTATCAGCCTGATAACCCAGAGGCTCTACAGCTGATGGCCAGCTACCTGTTCAGTACAGAGAAGAACCAG gAGGGGAAGGAGTACCTGATGAGGAGTGTGGATGCGTGGCTACCTGCCCTGAAACAGAGTGAAGCTCCACCCAGCAGAGAGGACATAGAGGAGGAACACACACAG AGTGACATCCCACCATATGAATCCCGCATCACCACGGCCAAACTCCTCATAGAGGCAGAAGAGTACGAG ACAGCAGTAGATGTGTTGGAGGGTCTACTAGAGGAAGATGACGAGGTGGTGCAG gtgTGGTATCTCTCAGGCTGGGTTTGTTACctacagatggaggagagaggaagggaggagagagaagagagcgatgaggagagggaggagcgTGAAGCGTTGAAGGAGGCAGCCAGATCTTACCTGACCAAAGCCAagaag ctgtatgTGAAGTTGCACTGTGACGACGGACCCATACTGGAGCACATGGAGCAGCTGCTGGTGGAACTGGGGGGTGAgacaggg gaggaggaggagacagacccTGCCCTGGATGAAGACTTTGAGCCCAGCAGTGACGATGAGGAAGAGGACGCCATGGAACATTga